In the Ranitomeya imitator isolate aRanImi1 chromosome 2, aRanImi1.pri, whole genome shotgun sequence genome, aatggtttgagagaaagcactggagacttctaaggtggccagcaatgagtccagacctgaatcccatagaacacctgtggagagatctaaaaatggcagtttggagaatgcacccttcaaatattagggacctggagtagtttgccatagaagaatggtctaaaattccagcagagcattgtgagaaataataataataataataatttttatttatatagcgccaacatattccgcagcgctttacaaattatagaggggacttgtacagacaatagacattacagcataacagaaatacagttcaaaacagataccaggaggaatgagggccctgctcgcaagcttacagactatgaggaaaaggggagacacgagaggtggatggtaataattgctttagttattcggaccggccatagtgtaaggctcgggtgttcatgtaaagctgcatgaaccagttaactgcctaagtatgtagcagtacagacacagagggctaataactgcataaagtgaatgagaacatgatgcgaggaaccagtttttttttttttttataaataggccacacagggatcgttaggttaatgcattgaggcagtaggccattctgaacaagtgagtttttagggtacgcttaaaactgtggggattggggattaatcgtattaaagggaacctgtcaccccgaaaatcgcgggtgaggtaatcccaccggcatcaggggcttatctgcagcattctgtaatgctgtagataagcccccgatgttacctgaaaaaggagaaaaagacgttatattatacttacccaggggcggtcccgctgctggtccggtcggatgggcgtctctggtccgctgcggcgcctcccatcttctttccatgacatcctctCCTGATCTTCagcggctccggctccggcgtactttgctctgccctcttgagggcagaggatagtactgcagtgcgcaggtgccggaaaggtcagaggcccggcgcctgcgcactgcagtactttgtctgccctcaacagggcagagcaaagtacgcctgcgccggagccgtggctgaagatcagaagaggacgtcatggaaagaagatgggaggcgccgcagtggaccggagacgcccatccgacctgaccagcagcgggactgcccctgggtgagtataatataacgtctttttctcctttttcaggtaacattgggggcttatctacagcattacagaatgctgcagataagcccctgatgccggtgggattacctcacccgcgaatttcggggtgacaggttccctttaacctaggtagtgcattccaaagaatgggcacagcacgtgtaaagtcttggagacgggagtgggaggttctgattattgaggatgctaacctgaggtcattagcggagcggagggcacgggaagggtggtagattgagaccagagaggagatgtagggtggtgcagagccatggagtgctttgtggatgagggtagtagttttgtactggattctggagtggatgggtagccagtgtaatgactggcacaagaaactcattgatggttaccggaagcggttggttgcagttattttggctaaaggttgtgcaaccaagtattaggctgagggtgccaatacttttgtctggcccatttttggagttttgtgtgaaatgatcaatgttttgctttttgcttcattctcttttgttttctcatttaagacaaattaaatgaagataataataacaaagaatgtgtgattgcaatcattttcaggaagaaactgaatattatctgacagaattgcaggggtgtcaatacttttggccacaactgtatctcaTAATGCGCCAATGAACAATATAGTGTGCCGTTGCATTTTCCGATCATCCATAATAAATTGAGAACACTCTCAAAAGAAAAGTGACACAGTATTGCACTATTATAAAACCGGAAGAGAAAAACTGAAAAATACTCGAAAAAGAGCCGTTAGCTAGATAACCTGTAAACGAAAAAACAttataaaaatacacaaaaaagggGGTATATGTCCAAAAAGGGTAAGTATATGTATAATAACACCAATACTTATACGTGCAGAATTATCTTATTGGTGCATACATGCTTATTAATAAAAGAAATACCAATGGTCATGGAATAAAATGATGACTGCAGCATTAATAAGTGATGAGTGCAGCATTAATATATATACCATATGACAAATATATCAAGTCAATAAATATGACTGATACATGCATTAAACTACATTAAAATACATACAAGGATGCAGTTAAAAGGAGAGGTCATATCCAAATAGTTAATTTTAGTAAACATCCAAATGGGTGTGCatcaacacacatatacacatacacatatacatatatatactgtgtatatacatgtgagcacataTGCACCCACCTAAAAAGAAAAGTACATACAATCactaaggatactttcacacttccatcttttcagatccgtcacaatccgtagTTTTttcagaatgcaggatcctgcattttcccatagacttgtattagcgacggattgtgacggatggccatccgtttcatccgtcgtgcactggatccgtcgtagaaTAGCGGTCCGtcatgcagagaaaacgttcattgtaacgttttttgtgcacgtcggaaaatcggtgagcgacgcatcctgcgctgcccgtcgtcggctccAATGgatgcctatggacgcaggatccgtcgctgaccgtcacacgcaGGAAcccagcgacggatccagtttttcccttctgagcatgcccggaaggattttcacgtCCAGGTCTCTCTCTATCTCACTCTCTCAAAGCACAGTGAATAATGTGTATGGGTTTCTCCAATCTATGTATACATTTATCTGACAGAACGAAAGGCCATCAGCAGACCCCCGGCTCTCATGACAACCCAGAGATTAATGTTTTGAAAATGATAAATTATTCAGGGCTGATCATCTGACCCAGAATTGTGTTGTAGTGATTATGGGCTTTTACCATGTTGCTTTGCTTTCTTTTCTTCTAGATTTAATTAAGGAAGAAACTAAATTGCAAGATAACCAAGGTTTGTCTTCAGTGGCCTGCATAAATACAAATGCAAGCGACAAAGAAGTTAAAGCAGACCATAAAACCTCTAAATGGAGAAAATCCCAAAAAAGACGGGTCAGGTACATTAGCAAACGTATAACCAAAACGGATGCCCTTAAGCATATATCTAAAGATGAAAAACCACCAGAAGTCTCAGCTATTAAGAGTCAATTTTCTACAAATGAAGATGAAAACTTAAAGAGTTGTGCCACAAATATCCTCAGTTCCTGCTTACCTAATGAAATAAAACCTAGAAATGTGAATTACACTGCTAATGATCATCCACAGGGAAAACATTTAGCTTCTCAAGCTAGGCAACTGTTTACTTGTCCTGAAGAAATTTCCGCAGGAGACTACGTAGATGTGAAGCGTAGTCATCCAGAGGTCGCATCTTGTATAGGAGAAACCTCTATGGATACTTTTACAGGTACATCCTGTGCGCAGGCAAAATATTTGCATACTCAAATTAAGGAAGAAATTGTACCGACAGAAACTGACAGTTATGGACCCACACATTATCAGTCCACTCATGATCAGGAGGAGTCATGGCAAAAAGTAAATGACACAGGAGCTAATATTTACGCAGTGGGCCCTCCTCAATACACACCAGCTGATATTAAGAAGGAACCGGTTCTTTGTGAAGAAGAAAACTATCTAAATTCTTGTATTTACAGCCCATCCAATCACATGCAAATACAATATACACCCAAACAAGTTAAAGAGGAACCCATCTCTCAGGAAGAGGGCTATGAACTGTACATCCCTACAGACTGTGCCCAAATACAGTCAACTCCTGGGCAAGCACTGAAGAGAATGAACGATGTTACAAAAGCAAGTAAGAGATGTTCTGTCACAAAATACAGGGATTGGCATAAAGCACCTGAAAAGGTGCCGTATGTGAACCACCGGACCACCCAGGCTGAAGTAGATGGTATGTATATCTGCTCCACATGTGAGAAAAGCTTCACCTCCCACTTTGGCCTCATTAAACACCAGGCAATGCACAATGGAAGTAAGGTATCTTGTCCACAGTGCGGAAAGTTATTTTTCTATAAGTCAAGCCTGGTCATACATCAAAGAATCCATACGGGGGAAAAACTTTTTGTTTGTCCTGTATGTAACAAATGTTTCACCAACAACTCCAATCTGGTtgtacatcaaagaattcacacaggagagaaaccatttgtGTGCTCTGAATGTGGTAAACGTTTTGGACACAAAGGTCACCTGAACCGGCATCTCAGAACTCACGAGACAGAGAAACCAGCCACTAATGTTGAGAAATATGTTGACAACAGGTTGCAAAACCATTGGAATTCCCATAAAAGAAATGGCTGGTCCCACAACATTTATGACACTGGCGCTTATTGTATATATGACAAAAGTGTTTAGTGGATGATAGGTTTCAGACATGAATACCATTTATGAGTATCTGTGTGATCCTGAAGTGCCCCTTTCATTTGTAGATTAAAATGAAATGTATAAAAAGAACATATATTTTGTGTTTCTTAAATCTC is a window encoding:
- the LOC138665406 gene encoding gastrula zinc finger protein XlCGF53.1-like, whose amino-acid sequence is MDKNRNRITEQILNLTLEIIYLLTGEDYAPVNHAALRVTRSSVSPKCGRSSRSLTMNNPSSQPQETKNDEKILNLTNKIIELLTREVPIRYEDFMVCFSVEEWEYVEEHKDIYKYVLMNDQELDSSKDLIKEETKLQDNQGLSSVACINTNASDKEVKADHKTSKWRKSQKRRVRYISKRITKTDALKHISKDEKPPEVSAIKSQFSTNEDENLKSCATNILSSCLPNEIKPRNVNYTANDHPQGKHLASQARQLFTCPEEISAGDYVDVKRSHPEVASCIGETSMDTFTGTSCAQAKYLHTQIKEEIVPTETDSYGPTHYQSTHDQEESWQKVNDTGANIYAVGPPQYTPADIKKEPVLCEEENYLNSCIYSPSNHMQIQYTPKQVKEEPISQEEGYELYIPTDCAQIQSTPGQALKRMNDVTKASKRCSVTKYRDWHKAPEKVPYVNHRTTQAEVDGMYICSTCEKSFTSHFGLIKHQAMHNGSKVSCPQCGKLFFYKSSLVIHQRIHTGEKLFVCPVCNKCFTNNSNLVVHQRIHTGEKPFVCSECGKRFGHKGHLNRHLRTHETEKPATNVEKYVDNRLQNHWNSHKRNGWSHNIYDTGAYCIYDKSV